GCGGCGTTTCTGATCCTTACGCGCCTGCGCGCTGTTGCCGCTGTCCTGCTTCGGTGCGGCGTCCTGCTGCGCCTGCTGTTTTTGCAGGTCGCTGAGCCACTGCTGGTAATCCTCCAGATCGCCGGCGAACGGTTCAACCTGGCCGTCGTGCACCAGATACAGATCGTCGGTGGTTGAGCGCAGCAGGTGACGGTCGTGCGATACCACCACCAATGCGCCTTCGAAGTCGATCAGCGCTTCGGTCAGCGCCTGGCGCATATCCAGATCCAGGTGGTTGGTCGGTTCATCGAGCAGCAGCAGGTTAGGGCGCTGCCAGACAATCAGCGCCAGCACCAGGCGGGCCTTTTCCCCGCCGGAGAAACGACCGGTTGCCTCGCTCACCTTGTCGCCCTGGAAGCCGAAGCCGCCGAGGTAGTCGCGCAGCTGCTGTTCCAGTACGCGTGGCGCAATGCGGCTCAGGTGCTGCAGCGGCGATTCGTCGGCACGCAGGAATTCCAGCTGATGCTGGGCGAAGTAGCCCAGCTTGATGCCTTTCGCCAGGCCGATTTCGCCGCTGAGCGGCGCCAGTTCGTCGGCCAGCAGTTTAATCAGGGTGGATTTCCCGGCGCCGTTGCGCCCCAGCAGGCCGATGCGCGAACCGGGCACCAGATTGAGTTTGATCGACTGCAGGATCACCTTATCGCCATAGCCGGCGCTGACTTTTTCCATCCGCAGCAGCGGGTTGGGCAGGCTTTCCGGCTGGCGGAAGCTGAAGCTGAACGGGTTGTCGACGTGCGCCGGCGCGATCAGCTCCATGCGTTCGAGCATCTTGATACGGCTCTGCGCCTGCTTGGCTTTGGTGGCCTTGGCGCGGAACCGTTCGATATAGCTCTGCAGATGCGCCACCTTTTCCTGCTGCGTCTGGTACAGCGACTGCTGCTGCGCCAGCTTGGTGGCGCGCTGACGTTCGAACGAGGAGTAGTTGCCGGTGTACTCGTTGATGGTCTGCTGTTCGATGTGCAGGATTTTATCGACGATCGGATCGAGGAAGTCGCGGTCGTGAGAAATCAGCACCAGCGTGCCGGGGTAGCTTTTCAGCCAGCGCTCCAGCCAGATGACCGCGTCCAGATCCAGGTGGTTGGTTGGTTCATCGAGCAGCAGCAGGTCGGAACGGCACAGCAGCGCCTGCGCCAGGTTGAGGCGCATGCGCCAGCCGCCGGAGAAAGCGCGCACCGGGCTTTGCAGTTGCTCGTTGGAAAAGCCGAGGCCGTGCAGCAGGCTGGCGGCGCGGGCGCGGATGGTCCAGGCGTCGATGGCGTCCAGCTTGCCGTGCAGCGTGGCGATGGCGTTGCCGTCGTTACGCTCGTTGGCCAGCTGCAAGTCTGCTTCCAACTGGCGGAATTCGCGGTCGCCGTCGATCACATACTCCAGCGCCGGCGTATCCAGCGCCGGCGTTTCCTGGTTCACCCAGGCCAGCGCCCAACCGCCGGGGAAGGTGTAGCTGCCGCCGTCGGCGGAGAGTTCGCCCTTCAGCAGCGACAACAGGGTGGACTTGCCGCAGCCGTTTTTGCCCACCAGGCCCACTTTCTGCCCGGGGTTAACCGTTGCCGTCGCGTTGTCCAGCAAGACGCGGGTGCCGCGTCGGATTTGTAACGATGAGAATACAATCATAAAGCGCCGTTCTCTGTGTAGTCCCTTTACTTCGAATGATTGCCGCATCGATGCGACTCGAATAATGTAGGAGATATGTTAAATTATCATCAGGGTAACAGACCGCAGCGAGCGTGCTGTTTTAAACTATGCGCAGCATGGTAACGGAAAACCGTTGCTCTGACGACGCTATTGGAGGGGAACGATGTTGCAGCCGGCCAAGGTTTTGCTGCTGTATGCCCATCCGGAATCTCATGACTCGGTGGCTAACCGGGTTTTGCTCAGGCCGGCGCAGCAGATGGATAACGTCACCGTACATGATTTGTACGCGCACTACCCCGACTTCTTTATTGATATTCATCATGAGCAGCAGCTGCTGCGTGAACACCAGATCATTGTTTTCCAACACCCTTTATACACCTACAGCTGTCCGGCACTGCTGAAGGAGTGGCTGGACCGGGTGCTGTCGCGCGGTTTCGCCAGCGGCGTGGGAGGCAACGCGCTGGCGGGTAAGTACTGGCGCTCGGTGATCACCACCGGTGAACCGGAAGGGGCGTATCGTCTGGGCGGCTACAACCGTTACCCGATCGAAGATATTTTACGTCCCTTCGAGCTGACCGCTGCGATGTGTCATATGCACTGGCTGACGCCGATCGTCGTTTACTGGGCGCGCCGGCAAAAGCCGGAGGTGCTGGCCAGCCATGCCGCCGCCTACGGTGAGTGGCTGCGTAACCCTTTGCCGCAACGGAGGCCCTGATCATGGAAGGTTCCGCATTACTGACAGCCGGGCTGCTGTTTCTGTTCGCCGCGGTGGTAACGGTGCCGATCGCCCGCCGTCTGGGGATTGGCGCGGTGCTGGGCTATCTGATTGCCGGTATCGCCATCGGCCCCTGGGGGCTGGGCTTTATCCGCGACGTCGACGAGATTCTGCACTTCTCTGAGCTGGGCGTGGTATTCCTGATGTTTATCATCGGTCTGGAACTGAACCCGTCCAAACTGTGGGCGCTGCGGCGCTCGATTTTCGGCGTGGGCGCCGGCCAGGTGGCGATCAGCGCCGCCATTTTGGGATCGCTGCTGTACTTCAGCCACTTCGCCTGGCAGGCGGCAGTGATCGGCGGCATCGGCCTGGCGATGTCTTCAACGGCGATGGCGCTGCAGCTGATGCGTGAAAAGGGCATGAATCGCCATGAAGGCGGCCAACTGGGTTTTTCGGTGCTGCTGTTCCAGGATATGGCGGTGATCCCGGCGCTGGCGCTGATCCCTATTCTGGCAGGCGGCAGCGGCAGCGACGACTGGGCCAGAATCGCTATCAAGGTGGCGGCGTTCGGCGGGATGCTGCTGGGCGGTCGTTATCTGCTGCGGCCGCTGTTCCGCTATATTGCGGCCTCCGGCGTGCGGGAAATCTTTACCGCCGCCGCCCTGCTGGTGGTGTTGGGGGCGGCGCTGTTCATGGATGCGCTGGGGCTGTCGATGGCGCTCGGCACCTTTATCGCCGGCGTGCTGCTGGCGGAAAGTGAATATCGCCATGAGCTGGAGATCGCCATCGAGCCGTTTAAAGGGCTGCTGCTGGGGCTGTTCTTTATTTCCGTCGGCATGGCGTTGAATATCGGCGTACTCTATACCCATCTGGTTGAGGTGATTGTCGGCGTGCTGCTGCTGGTGGCGGTGAAATACGGCGTGCTGTACGCGCTTGCGCGCATCTTTGGCCTGCGCCGTTCGGTGCGGCTGCAGTTTTCCGGCGTGCTGAGTCAGGGCGGCGAATTTGCGTTCGTGCTGTTTTCGGCGGCGGCGACGCAAAAGGTGCTGCAGAGCGACCAACTGGCGCTGTTGCTGGTGATCGTCACGCTGTCGATGATGACTACGCCGCTGCTGATGCAGGCTATCGACCGTATTTTGGCCCGCCGCTATAACGCCCGTGACGACGTTGAGGAGACGCCGTACGTCGAAGATGATGAACCGCAGGTGATTATCGCCGGATTCGGACGCTTTGGGCAGGTAATCGGCCGCCTGCTGATGGCCAATAAAATGCGGATTACCGTGCTGGAGCGTGATGTCAGCGCCGTTAGCATGCTGCGCCGCTATGGCTACAAAGTGTATTTCGGTGACGCCACCGAGCTGGAGCTGCTGCGCGCCGCCGGCGCGGAGAAGGCGAAATCGATCGTCATCGCCTGCAGCGATCCGGAAGATACCTTGGCGATTGTGCATCTTTGTCAGCAGCACTTTCCTAACCTGTCGATACTGGCGCGCGCCCGTGGCCGCGTGGAGGCGCATGAGCTGCTGCAGGCCGGCGTGCAGTATTTCAGCCGCGAGACCTTCTCCAGCGCCCTGGAGCTGGGGCGAAAAACGCTGATGACGCTGGGAATGCACCCACATCAGGCGTTTCGCGCCCAGCAGCACTTCCGCCGGCTGGATATGCGTATGCTGCGCGAATTGATGCCGCCGCATCAGGGGGATGTGACGCAGATTTCCCGCATGAAAGAGGCGCGGCGCGAGCTGGAAGAGCTGTTCCACCGTGAGATGCAAAAAGAGAGCCGCCAGTTTGACGGCTGGGATGAATATGAATAAGTGGGAGCAATAAGCATGTCTGTAACACGTAAGCGTTTTATCGCCGGTGCGGTTTGCCCGAGCTGTAATGCGATGGATACGCTGGCCGTCTGGCGCGAAGATCAGGTTGAGGTGGTGGAGTGCGTGAAGTGCGGTCATCATCAGCGTCAGACGGAACAACAGGTGGAAAAACACGTGCGTCCGCAGGAGCAGGTAATCGGTATTTTCCATCCGGAATAGCGTTGTTTGCCGCGATTTTTTATGCTGGAGGGTACAGCGGAGTAGATTTCCGTTACAATCTACCCGTTAGAGTTGCTGTCGGCCCAGGCTGGCGCAGCTGAAAGTATCCAACGGTAGGAGATATCATGAAAGTAGCAAAAGACTCGGTAGTCAGCCTGGCTTACCAAGTACGTACAGAAGACGGTGTTTTGGTTGATGAGTCTCCGGTGAGTGCACCGCTGGACTATCTGCACGGGCATGGTTCTCTGATTGCAGGTCTGGAAAAAGCGCTCGAAGGCCATGCGGTGGGCGATCGTTTCGACGTTCACGTTGGCGCTAACGAAGCCTACGGCAACTATGATGAAAACCTGGTGCAGCGCGTACCAAAAGACGTTTTCATGGGCGTTGACGAACTGCAGGTTGGCATGCGTTTCCTGGCTGATACCGATCAGGGGCCGGTTCCGGTTGAAATTACCGAAGTGGACGGCGACCACGTGGTGGTTGACGGCAACCACATGCTGGCGGGCCAGAACCTGAACTTCAACGTTGAAGTGGTGGCTATCCGTGAAGCAACGCCGGAAGAACTGGCTCACGGCCACGTTCACGGTGAGCACGATCATCACCACGAGCACGGCGACGGCTGCTGCGGCGGTCACGACCACGACCATGGTCACGATCACGCTGAAGAGAAAAAAGGCGGCTGTGGCAACGGCGGTTGCGGCTGCCACTAAGCGCAGCACGCTGCAGGAAAAGGTCGCTTCGGCGGCCTTTTTTTATGCTCCTGCGGCGCAGCGGTTAATAATGGGGAGGCGGCGTTTCTTCCGATTGCGAGGCGATCATGGAAGGCTGCGCGGCGCGCAGTTTATCGGTGAGCAGATGCAGGTGCTCACGCATTTTCAGCAGCTCCAGCTGCTGCTGAACAACCGTCTGGTTCAACTCTTCGATGGTGACTTCCTGAAAAGCCTGACGGCTTTCCAACTCTTCCAGCCGTTGTAACAGGCTTTCATTGCCGGCGTTGTGCATGGCGTGACCTCTGACACTGTTAAATCTTGATTGCTGGCGTTATGGTAACAGCTGCGGCGCGTTTTGCGCTGTGCTATTTATCTGAGGCGGGGGGTAAAAACGGTCATGGCGGAGTGGTTTTATGCCATGGCGCCGCAGCGGGGCAAGAAAAGTCTGATTTATCATGCGGGTAAAAATGAGAGGAAACTTCTCTTTGAATACGAAGTCACACTTTGACTCGATTGGTTACCTGTGCGACTGTCTTGTTTTCTTGCAGCCCGCTATAGTAGCCCGGTTATCTTACTTAATGATTGTTTGGGGCACCGCTTCAGACACTGGAGAAATGGATGAAATCTTTGTTTAAAGTCACGCTTCTGGCAACCACCATGGCTTTTGCTTTGAATGCGACTCAGGCTATGGCCGCCGATGCGGCAAAACCTGCTGATGCCGCCGCGGCGCCAAGCACCGGCAAATTCAAGAACGATGACGAACAAGCGGCTTACGCGCTGGGCGCGTCCCTGGGCCGTTACATGGACAACTCTCTCAAAGAGCAAGAGAAACTGGGTATCAAACTGGATAAAGACCAGCTGATCGCCGGCGTTCAGGACGCTTTCGCCAACAAGAGCAAGCTGAATGACGCGGATATTGAGAAAACCCTGCAGGGCTTCGAAGCGCGCGTGAAGTCTTCCGCTCAGGCGAAGATGGAGCAGGACGCGAAAGAGAACGAAGAGAAAGGCGCGAAATACCGTGACACCTTCGCCAAAGAAAAAGGCGTGAAGAAAACGGAATCCGGCCTGCTGTATCAGGTAGAGAAACCAGGTACCGGCAATGCGCCAAAAGACAGCGACACCGTGGTGGTGAACTACAAGGGCACCCTGATCGACGGTAAAGAGTTTGATAACTCTTACACCCGCGGCGAGCCGCTGTCGTTCCGTCTGGACGGCGTTATCCCTGGCTGGACCGAAGGTCTGAAGCACATCAAGAAGGGCGGTAAAATCAAGCTGGTTATCCCACCGGCGCTGGCTTACGGTAAAACCGGCGTTCCTGGCATCCCGGCTAACTCCACCCTGGTGTTCGACGTTGAGCTGCTGGACGTGAAAGCCACGCCGAAAGCTGACGCCAAAGCAGAAAAACCTGCCGCTGCGGACGCTAAAGCGAAAGCTAAATAAGCGAATCCTGTGCGCCACCGCCGCGATGATGTCGCGGCGGTTTTCGTTTACTTCCCCGCCATCCTTGCCAATCTTGCCGCAACTTTATCTTCCTCCTCGGCCTGATCACTTGACGCCTGCCGGGCATGAGCTTAACGTCAATACCACGCGAAAATGAAAGGGTTTGGTTTCGGTCGTGCCGACCGGGATCGGATTCAGACAATTATGTCATGCGTCTGCCCCTTAGGGCGTGTATCTAAAACTGTTTTCGATCAATACGAGCTGTTTTAGCTGCGCCCCCTGGCACAGACGATTTATGAGGGTGGTATCTTCGATGTCTAATTCGCTTTTATCCAGCGAAGCCGGCGAGCTTGATTTGCTCAATGAGCGTCCGTTTAACCAGACGGATTATGAAATCCTGAAGTCTTATGAGGCGGTGGTCGATGGTCTGGCGATGCTGATCGGCTCGCACTGCGAGATCGTGCTGCATTCGCTGGAAGATTTGAAATGCTCTGCGGTGCGTATCGCCAACGGTGAGCATACCGGCCGGCAGATTGGTTCGCCGATTACTGATTTGGCGCTGCGTATGCTGCACGATATGGCCGGCGACGACAGCAGCGTGTCCAAGGCCTATTTCACCCGCGCCAAAAGCGGCGTGCTGATGAAATCCGTCACCATCGCCATTCGCAATCGCGAGCAGCGCGTGATCGGCCTGCTGTGCATCAATATGAACCTTGACGTGCCGTTCTCTCAGGTGATGCAAAGCTTTATGCCGCCGGAAACCCAGGAAATCGCCTCGTCGGTGAACTTCGCCTCGTCGGTGGACGATCTGGTGGCGCAGACGCTGGAGTTCACCATTGAAGAGGTGAACGCCGACCGTAACGTGTCAAACAACGTCAAAAACCGGCAGGTGGTATTGAACCTGTACGAGAAGGGGATTTTTGATATCAAGGATGCCATCAACCAGGTGGCTGACCGGCTGAATATCTCCAAACACACCGTGTATTTGTATATCCGCCAGTTTAAAAGCGGCGACCTGCTGGGTAATGAACGGTGATGCTGAATTACTGCCTGTTAGTCACCGGGCCGGCCTACGGTACGCAGCAGGCCAGCAGCGCCTATCAGTTCGCGCTGGCGCTGATTGAGGCCGGACACCGGCTGAATAGCGTGTTTTTCTACCGCGAAGGGGTGTTGAATGCCAACCGGCTGACGTCGCCGGCCAGTGATGAGTTCGATCTGGTGCGCGCCTGGGCCGAGCTGGCGCAGCAGCATAACGTCGTGCTGAACGTCTGCGTGGCGGCGGCGTTGCGCCGTGGCGTTACCGACGAACATGAGGCGCGTGAGCAGGGACTGGCGGCGGCGAATCTGCAGCCTGGCTTTACGCTCAGCGGGCTGGGCGCGCTGGCGGAAGCCGCGCTTGGCTGCGACCGTATGGTACAGTTTTAAGAGATGACGATGAAACGAGTGGCCTTTGTTTTTACCCAGGCACCGCACGGTAGCGCCTCCGGGCGGGAAGGACTTGATGCCTTGCTCGCCACGTCGGCGCTGAGCGAAGATCTGGGCGTGTTTTTTATCGGCGACGGCGTGCTGCAGCTGCTGCCGGGCCAGCAGCCGGAAACGGTGCTGGGGCGCAACTACATCGCAACGTTCGGCGTTTTGCCGTTGTATGACGTTGAGCAATGTTATCTGTGTGAGGCGTCGCTGCAGGCGCGCGGTCTGGCACAGGTGGAAAATTGGGTGCTGGAGGCCGAAGTGCTGGCGCCTGAAGCCCTGCGACAAAAACTGGCCGCCTTCGATGTGGTGATGACTTTTTAGGAATGTCCCGATGCTGTTTACCCTGAGCCGTTCCCCTGCGCAGTGCGATCTGCCGACGCTGTTGCGTCAGGCGTCGCCCGGCGATGCGCTGCTGCTGCTGCAGGACGGCGTGCTGGCCGCGCTGGCCGGCGCTCACCTTGATTTACTGCTCGCTGCCCCCATCTCTCTTTATGCGCTGCGCAATGACCTGGAGGCGCGGGGGCTGAGTGGTCATATTTCGCACAAAGTCACCGTCATTGACTATAATCACTTCGTTGAATTAACCACAATGCATCGCAGCCAAATGGCGTGGTAATGACGACTATGCTGTATATTTCTTGACACCTCTTCGGGTCGGCAATAAAATTCTGCGTCCTCGTACTTTGCCAATAGTGCATACGAGGGGATTTATCACATGTTTACGAAGCTAGTACGAAGCAAAAACCAGGAGCTTTTTTAATGGCAACAATTAACCAGCTGGTTCGCAAACCACGCTCTGTGAAGGCTGCTAAAAGCAACGTTCCAGCGCTGGAAGCCTGCCCGCAAAAACGTGGCGTATGTACCCGCGTATATACCACCACACCTAAAAAACCAAACTCCGCACTGCGTAAAGTATGCCGTGTGCGTTTGACCAACGGTTTCGAAGTGACTTCCTACATCGGTGGTGAAGGTCACAACCTGCAGGAGCACTCCGTGATCCTGATCCGCGGCGGTCGTGTTAAAGACTTGCCAGGTGTGCGTTACCACACCGTTCGCGGCGCACTTGACTGCTCCGGTGTTAAAGACCGTAAGCAAGCTCGTTCCAAGTACGGCGTGAAGAAGCCAAAGGCTTAATGGTTCTCCGTTAAGTAAGGCCAAACGTTTTAACTTTAATGTCAAAATAAACTCGTAGAGTTTTGGACAATCCTGAATTAACAACGGAGTATTTCCATGCCACGTCGTCGCGTAATCGGCCAACGTAAAATTCTGCCAGATCCTAAGTTCGGATCTGAGCTGCTGGCCAAATTTGTAAATATCCTGATGGTAGACGGTAAAAAATCTACCGCAGAAGCAATCGTCTATACCGCGCTGGAGACCCTGGCTCAGCGTTCTGGTAAAGATCACCTGGAAGCTTTTGAAGTAGCTCTGGACAACGTTCGCCCGACTGTCGAAGTTAAGTCGCGCCGCGTTGGTGGTTCTACTTACCAAGTACCAGTTGAAGTTCGTCCGGTTCGTCGCAATGCTCTGGCAATGCGCTGGATCGTTGATGCTGCTCGTAAACGCGGTGATAAATCCATGGCTCTGCGCCTGGCGAATGAACTGTCTGACGCAGCAGAGAACAAAGGTTCTGCTGTTAAGAAGCGTGAAGACGTTCACCGCATGGCCGAAGCCAACAAGGCGTTCGCGCACTACCGCTGGTAATCACCACGCTGTAGTTATGCTAACCAAGCGGGCGCTTCAAGAGGCTCACCCGCTTGGGTTAACTGAACTTGAACGCCTAAGGCAATAGAGGAATCAAATGGCTCGTACAACACCTATTGCACGCTACCGCAACATCGGTATCAGTGCACACATCGACGCCGGTAAAACCACCACTACCGAACGTATCCTGTTCTACACCGGTGTAAACCATAAAATCGGTGAAGTTCATGACGGCGCTGCCACCATGGACTGGATGGAACAGGAGCAGGAGCGTGGTATTACCATCACTTCTGCAGCGACTACTGCTTTCTGGTCTGGTATGGCCAAGCAGTATGAACCGCACCGCGTAAACATCATCGACACCCCAGGGCACGTTGACTTCACCATCGAAGTAGAACGTTCCATGCGTGTGTTGGATGGCGCAGTGATGGTTTACTGTGCTGTTGGTGGTGTTCAGCCGCAGTCTGAAACCGTATGGCGTCAGGCTAACAAATATAAAGTTCCACGTATCGCGTTCGTTAACAAAATGGACCGTATGGGTGCGAACTTCCTGAAAGTTGTTGACCAGATCAAAACCCGTCTGGGCGCGACTCCGGTTCCACTGCAGTTGGCTATCGGCGCTGAAGAAGCGTTCACCGGCGTTGTTGACCTGGTGAAAATGAAGGCTATCAACTGGAACGAAGCTGACGCGGGCGTAACCTTCGAATACGAAGATATCCCTGCCGATATGGTCGAACTGGCTAACGAATGGCACCAGAACCTGATCGAATCCGCAGCTGAAGCGTCTGAAGAGCTGATGGAAAAATACCTGGGCGGCGAAGAGCTGACCGAGGCAGAGATCAAGTCTGCACTGCGTCAGCGCGTGCTGAACAACGAAATCATCCTGGTAACCTGTGGTTCTGCGTTCAAGAACAAGGGTGTCCAGGCAATGCTGGATGCGGTAATCGATTACCTGCCGTCTCCAATCGATGTTCCTGCGATCAACGGTATGCTGGACGACGGTAAAGATACCCCGGCTGAGCGTCACGCTGATGACAACGAGCCGTTCTCTGCTCTGGCGTTCAAAATCGCTACCGACCCGTTTGTTGGTAACCTGACCTTCTTCCGTGTTTACTCCGGTGTGGTTAACTCCGGCGATACCGTGCTGAACTCCGTGAAAGCTGCACGTGAGCGTTTCGGCCGTATCGTACAGATGCACTCCAACAAACGTGAAGAGATCAAAGAAGTTCGCGCGGGCGACATCGCCGCGGCTATCGGTCTGAAAGACGTAACTACGGGTGATACCCTGTGTGATCCAGATGCGCCGATCATTCTGGAGCGTATGGAATTCCCTGAGCCGGTAATCTCCATCGCCGTTGAACCGAAAACCAAGTCTGACCAGGAAAAAATGGGTCTGGCTCTGGGCCGTCTGGCTAAAGAAGACCCGTCATTCCGCGTATGGACTGATGAAGAATCTAACCAGACCATCATCGCTGGTATGGGTGAGCTGCACCTCGACATCATCGTTGACCGTATGAAGCGTGAGTTCAACGTTGAAGCAAACGTCGGTAAACCACAGGTTGCTTATCGTGAAGCGATTCGCGCCAAAGTTACCGATATCGAAGGTAAGCACGCCAAGCAGTCTGGTGGTCGTGGTCAGTACGGTCACGTTGTGTTCGACATGTACCCGCTGGAGCCGGGCTCTAACCCGAAAGGTTACGAGTTCATCAACGACATCAAGGGTGGTGTAATTCCGACCGAATACATCCCTGCCGTTGATAAAGGCATCCAGGAGCAGCTGAAAGCTGGTCCGCTGGCTGGTTACCCAGTAGTAGATCTCGGCGTGCGTCTGCACTTCGGTTCTTACCACGACGTTGACTCCTCTGAACTGGCGTTTAAACTGGCCGCTTCCATTGCCTTTAAAGATGGCTTTAAGAAAGCAAAACCAGTTCTGCTTGAGCCGATCATGAAGGTTGAAGTGGAAACGCCTGAAGAGAACACTGGTGACGTCATCGGTGACCTGAGCCGTCGTCGTGGTATGCTGCGCGGTCAGGAATCTGAAGCAACTGGCGTTAAGATCCACGCTGAAGTACCGCTGTCCGAAATGTTCGGATATGCAACTCAGCTGCGTTCTCTGACCAAAGGTCGTGCATCATACAGCATGGAATTCCTGAAGTATGATGATGCGCCGAACAACGTTGCTCAGGCCGTTATTGAAGCCCGTGGTAAATAAGCCTTAGGGTTAAAACCAAAGTCCCGTGCTCTCTCCTGATGGGGGAGAGCGCTATAGTAAGGAATATAGCCGTGTCTAAAGAAAAATTTGAACGTACAAAACCGCACGTTAACGTTGGTACTATCGGCCACGTTGACCACGGTAAAACTACCCTGACTGCTGCAATCACTACCGTACTGTCTAAAACCTACGGCGGTGCTGCTCGCGCTTTCGACCAGATCGATAACGCGCCAGAAGAAAAAGCTCGTGGTATCACCATCAACACTTCTCACGTTGAGTATGACACCCCGACTCGTCACTACGCGCACGTTGACTGCCCAGGGCACGCCGACTACGTGAAAAACATGATCACCGGTGCAGCGCAGATGGACGGCGCAATCCTGGTAGTAGCAGCGACTGACGGCCCAATGCCTCAGACCCGTGAGCACATCCTGCTGGGCCGCCAGGTAGGCGTACCTTACATCATCGTATTCATGAACAAATGCGACATGGTAGATGATGAAGAGCTGCTGGAACTGGTAGAGATGGAAGTTCGCGAACTGCTGTCTGCTTACGATTTCCCTGGCGACG
The nucleotide sequence above comes from Serratia rhizosphaerae. Encoded proteins:
- the rpsL gene encoding 30S ribosomal protein S12, which produces MATINQLVRKPRSVKAAKSNVPALEACPQKRGVCTRVYTTTPKKPNSALRKVCRVRLTNGFEVTSYIGGEGHNLQEHSVILIRGGRVKDLPGVRYHTVRGALDCSGVKDRKQARSKYGVKKPKA
- the fusA gene encoding elongation factor G; translation: MARTTPIARYRNIGISAHIDAGKTTTTERILFYTGVNHKIGEVHDGAATMDWMEQEQERGITITSAATTAFWSGMAKQYEPHRVNIIDTPGHVDFTIEVERSMRVLDGAVMVYCAVGGVQPQSETVWRQANKYKVPRIAFVNKMDRMGANFLKVVDQIKTRLGATPVPLQLAIGAEEAFTGVVDLVKMKAINWNEADAGVTFEYEDIPADMVELANEWHQNLIESAAEASEELMEKYLGGEELTEAEIKSALRQRVLNNEIILVTCGSAFKNKGVQAMLDAVIDYLPSPIDVPAINGMLDDGKDTPAERHADDNEPFSALAFKIATDPFVGNLTFFRVYSGVVNSGDTVLNSVKAARERFGRIVQMHSNKREEIKEVRAGDIAAAIGLKDVTTGDTLCDPDAPIILERMEFPEPVISIAVEPKTKSDQEKMGLALGRLAKEDPSFRVWTDEESNQTIIAGMGELHLDIIVDRMKREFNVEANVGKPQVAYREAIRAKVTDIEGKHAKQSGGRGQYGHVVFDMYPLEPGSNPKGYEFINDIKGGVIPTEYIPAVDKGIQEQLKAGPLAGYPVVDLGVRLHFGSYHDVDSSELAFKLAASIAFKDGFKKAKPVLLEPIMKVEVETPEENTGDVIGDLSRRRGMLRGQESEATGVKIHAEVPLSEMFGYATQLRSLTKGRASYSMEFLKYDDAPNNVAQAVIEARGK
- the rpsG gene encoding 30S ribosomal protein S7; translated protein: MPRRRVIGQRKILPDPKFGSELLAKFVNILMVDGKKSTAEAIVYTALETLAQRSGKDHLEAFEVALDNVRPTVEVKSRRVGGSTYQVPVEVRPVRRNALAMRWIVDAARKRGDKSMALRLANELSDAAENKGSAVKKREDVHRMAEANKAFAHYRW